Part of the Tamandua tetradactyla isolate mTamTet1 chromosome X, mTamTet1.pri, whole genome shotgun sequence genome, AGATGTGGGCAGAGGCATTTCTAACACGGGAAAGAGATTTCTAGCACAGGGAGGAAGCTCCATACAAGTCCAAGAGACAGTGAGAGGGGGACAGGGACAGAGAGTTCTGGACCATTTCCCCATCCACCCAGGTCAGAGCCCTAGGCCCTCTACCCCATCTGGAACCTCCCACCCATTCCACCAGACCACCAGGCTGATGCAATCCTGGGACCATCCTCTCCTGCCAAAGGACAACACGAACAGCAAGCGCTGAGAGAGCCCAATCATACCCAGGGCGTAGCCCTAACTTGCGTAGCACCTCCCAGATGACAGCTGCAAGGGGAGGCAAGAAAGGACAAGGGACAGAATATGAACACATGGAATTCAGACCATGGCCACCCATTCAGCTGCAGGCCCAGCCACTCACCCTCACTGGACCGATTTCCATTCATGAAGATGATGCTAAGAAGCACCATGAGGAGACCCAACTTGGGTGAGTCCTTTGTCCTAGAGGAATAGGACAGAGAGGTTTATGCCAAACAGCCATTTGCAAAGGTCATACCAGTCAGCTCACTAGGCTAGTTTCTCCCAGATTCTGCCTAGTCTATGTTCCAAGCTCTAGGTGAGCCTAGGTAAAGCACTCTTTACCAGCCTCCAatcagtaaaatgagaaaaataacatcCTCCTCCTTCCAAGACGACAGAGAATGCCTGTCAATCTGGTACAACACAGGCACTCAGTCAATATGAGTCCCTTCTTTTTCTCCAAGAACCCTTAACCTTAACAGAATTCTAAGCACAGCCCCAAGGATGATTCTCTTGCCCTTCAAACATCATAACCTACCCACACCAAGAAGCCTCCTGTGAGAAGACTCTAACAAAGCCAGGCATGGCACACAGCAGGAAGAGACAAGCAATGGCAGGCTTGCTCTTCTGGGAAGCTTCTGGAGGGATAAAAAACCTGACAAGAATGCCCTAGCCCAGACTTATTCTATACCCTTCAAAATCAGGCACCACTATGAGTGTAGGGCTCCAACTACGCAGGAATTGGAATAGAGCATTTAAATCCCTGTCTTTCCTGACTCTCTAAGAGTGTATAAGAGAGAAAACATGGAAGGGATAGTAacagacaaaaacagaaaatcctCTTCTACCCAATCCCTTCCCCAGCTTACGTTCCCAGTATGCCTGCATCAGTGGGCTCTAGGGTGCTGAGAAGAATGTACAAGTGGTCATTCTTATCGATTTCCTTCAATTGGATTCCAAAAACCTATGGATGGGGAGAACACCTCATGAGGCCAAAAAATTCAGCTTCCTAGCCAACCACAGTTCCCCATGTACCTAGGGTTTTGAGTGTCAGAAATaagtgagataatgcatgtaaaatacttagctaagtgcctggcacacagtaatcACGGAATAAATGCACTACTGTTTTCTATGCAATTAATGGGAATCTAAGGAGACAGAGAATGGGGAATGGAAGGGAGAGGTAATCATCTGAAATACATCACAGGATGCGTCCAATAGTGGACAGAAGCCACAACTAAGAATTTGGGTGGACTGGGTCCTAGCTGTGCTTTTACCTCTGACTGGCTATGTAATTCATGGCTAGTCTATGCCCCTCCCTAGGCTACCATCTTGCCAGTGATAGGGCTGGATTAGCAAGTATATGTGGTCCCTCCCAGAAGGGACATGTACACCTTTGTTCAGGGCTTCCCCATTGTGCCCATCCCCCAGGGCTACcccttcaccttctccaaggaaTAGCCTGCTCGTTCAATGATTTCAGGGTACACATCAGTGTATTCTTTGATGATGTCCTTCAGCATGTCTGCAAGGGGAGAGTGTTGCGAGCACCTGGGCTGAAGAGAAGCCAGGCGGCCCCCATGCCCTGCCCAAGCTATAGACCCTTGCCAACCATGCTATGGGTGGTGTAGCACGGTTCTGTGCTAATGAACACAAATGCGAGCACTGCCAAAGTAGAACTACGGGAGGACACTGGTCTGAGCATAAGAGCAAAGGATGCCCCCAGCACATGGGAGAGAGGGCAATGGAGAGCAGAGTTCAGGGAGAGCTGATGGTTAGTAAGGCTTTACCTGAGCGCTTGATGGGGATCTTTGTCTGGTCTTTAACCAGCAAGTATTTCACCAAATCATTTGCctgagagaagaggaaaagatggaaagatcAGATATGTTTCCAGAAGATTTGAGAGCATGGCAGAGCAGAGGGCAGACAATGCAGTAGAAAAACCAGAGTGGAACGGCCAGAGTTCTTACCCTGCCTTGCAAAAGGGCTACATCCCGAGGTGGCAGCACTTGGGGTTCTTGGGATGATTGAAGCTTGGCGGCTCTACGACGAGCCTTTCCCCTACGGGCCTTAGGTGACCTCAGTGACAGCAAGGCTCTCCGGGCCCAAGCAGCCAACCGAGTCCTCGATGCCCTGCGGGCCCAAAAGGCTATGGGGCCCCTTGAGGCTCTGCGGGCCATTGAGGCCATTAGGGCCTTTGAGACCCTTCGACCACCTGTGGTTCCAGAAGCCTGACTCTGATCACTGCTGCCATCCTCTTCCCCATTCAGATGCTTCACCTGTATCAACAAAGAGGGAGCTCAACATCACCAGATGAAGCAGATGGTCATTTTTCCTCATGCTGAGACTTCCAGGAAgcttccccaaccccaccccataATAACAGCCTGCTTCACTAGCCTCTGGTGTCATACAGAGTCTTGAGTTTGTCTTTCACTGACTTCCAGGCAGGAGTTTAATCTCCCCACCAGGCCAGAAACACTGCAAGGGTGGGACGTAAGGCTTCTTCTCTTCTTATATCCACTACTGGCTCTGCCTGTACTAccctggacaagtcacttaatctctctgtggcTTAGCTTCCTTCTCCATAACACTAAGACTATGATCCCTAACTGGTAGGAGTTACCTTCAAAATTCAATGAGATAACCTGTGTGAATGTGCCTAGCTCAAGTCCTAACACATGGTAAATATAAACTGAATTATATTCAGATTGCAACTAAGTATATTCATATCTCATCTCTCCCCCAATGTAAGTTCTCTGAAAATACGAACTATATCACATTTCTCTCAGTGTTCCCACAGTCTTGAAGAGCACAGGGAACCTTGGTAACTTTTTATATAACAAATGAACCAACAGGGGGAATGGAAACGCCAGGGTGGAAACTACAGAGCTCTTACCTTTCGGGCTTTCTTGGCCTTGACTTTGGGCCGGGTATCCTGATTCTCCTGAGCCTGGGCAGCTGTATCCTCAGACTCAGGTTTATCTGCCAGAGCCTGAGAGGCAGCAGCCTCAGTTTCCAGGGCCTTTGTAATGACCTGGGTGCTACCCATACAGCTGACCTCTTTGGGCTCACTGGCAGGTACTGTCACAGCCTGCGAGTCAGTATTCTGCATTTTAGTGTCAGCAGGTGGACTCTTGCTGTCAGCTGCCAGAACCTGGGTATCAGTAAGCTGAGTGGTAGATGAGGCCTGGGTAGCAGCTGCCTCCTGAGACTCTGGGGCCTCTGAGACCTCTGTGGTCTTTGAGGCCCCTGGGGTATTTGAGACCTTTAGGGTCTCTGAGACCTCTGATGTCTTTGAGGCCTTTGGTGCCTCTGAGACCTCCAAGTTCTGAGTCACTGTCAATAGGGTCTGCATCATCAGGCTGTTTTCTTCTGAAGCTTCTTCAGCCTGCAAGAAGAGGAAGCCGGAAAGTTCAAGaaccttctccccacccccaactagGCAAATGGCTCAAAAATCCCAGGGCTGGGAAGAGGACAAGAGGTGGCCTCACCTGGAGATGGGATGGACCCGCACCACCACTCTCACTTGCGTCAGACATTTCTCAAATTGCCTAGCAAAAGAGCCTGAAGGAAAGAAAGCCTAGGTCAACGGCAGAGCTCACTGAACGTACTCTTCCGTTTTCTGCTTAAGGCTGACCCTCACCTTCCCTAGGGCCCCAATCCCACACCTCCCCCATCCCCAACCGCAACGACTTCGTTCTCAGATAAAGGAATCCAGAGCGTCTAGAGCCCAATTCTCCGCAGCCGCACCCTCCCCTTCTACAGGAAGATGTGCCAGCGCGGCAGCTCTAAGGACCCCGCCCCTTTTCCCAATGCACCCCCAGCCGCAGGTCGATAGTACGCATGCGCGTCCGCTGCAAGGCCCATCTCAGCTCCGCCTACTTTTCTAACACAAGCCCTTTCTTTGCGGTCCACCGTGCACATGCGCACTCGGCAGCAGGCCCGTCTCCCGGTCGGCCCTTCTCTACACGCCCCTTTCTAGCGATCCATAGTACGCATGCGCGCTGGTAATGGTCTCAGCCCAGCACCCTTTCCCAACACACGCCTCTCTCCAGGTTTCCAGTACCATTAGTTCCCGCCCCGTCTCCAACAAGCCTCTCACCCAAATTATCCCAGTGTCTGGTGGCCCCGGCCCCTCCCCAACTTACACCCACCCCACCAGGTCCACAGTGCCTCCTGGTCCCGCCCTTTTTCCTAACACACCCCCCTCTAAATAGGGCAAAGTGACCCTTCCCTAATACATCCCCCTCCTCAGATCAGTATTGAACTAGTGGTTCCATCTTGCGCCGGGCCAAACCGGGTCCAGTGCCTTCCCTTCCCAGCCGGACGGATCCAGTATGATCCGGTGCTTATGGCAGGTTTTCGCCAGATCCCAGAGGGTGGGGCCAACACCTACCCGGTTCTGATCCGAAGCTGGGCCCAGCTCACCTCGTCCTCCTACAAGCCCCAAATTGCGTGCGATCTCTCCAAGCCCCTCCGAAACTCGAAGACTGCCCTCCCCCCTTCAGGCCGGAAGTGGTCCCGCCCCTTTCCGCCTCCCTAGGGGGCCTCAGTCCCAGCCTGtctgcccctcccccattcccTGCTCCTCATTCcttattccccaccccacccccgtagTCCCTCGTTCCGTATTCCCTATTCCCCCATCACGTTTTCTGTTTGCCCCCACGGAATTTTCTATTTCCATTCCGTACATCCTCCTCCGTGTTACCtatgctcccccaccccccactattCCTTAATCCCTCTGTGCATCCCTATTCTCTTCTCTGGATCTCCATTCCCCTTCAGTGTTCCCCTCCCCCGTCGTACACCGCGTCCCCCACCCGACATGCCGGATTCCCGGTTTTTCCCCTCCTCACCCGCTATTCTCTACTCCCCAGTCCCTACAGCCTACTACTCTATCAGTCGTCGTAGCTGCACCCCACTCCGGGTCACGTCTCCGCCAGCTGCAGTGCTGCAGTAAGAATTGCCCACCTGCCTAGCTATGGGTTCAAAGAAGCTGGAACCACTGTCTAACTGCGAGGGAACCCCAATCTCAACGACCCTCACCTAGTCCGCGACCGAGTCCGGAATGCGTCTGCCTTCTCTCAGTCCTTCTCGAAGTCTCAGACTCCAGGGCTAAAGCTGcagccagcccagcccagcccagcccctttcCGCAGCCCCCTGCCACCCCACCCTTCGCCTTCCTCGGGGGTGGGGCAATGGGGCCCGGCTCAAGGCTGTCTGACGCCAAAGCCCTATGCCACTGTACTAGGCTTGGTCTGAAGCCTTTCCAACC contains:
- the MAGED2 gene encoding melanoma-associated antigen D2 isoform X1, whose translation is MSDASESGGAGPSHLQAEEASEENSLMMQTLLTVTQNLEVSEAPKASKTSEVSETLKVSNTPGASKTTEVSEAPESQEAAATQASSTTQLTDTQVLAADSKSPPADTKMQNTDSQAVTVPASEPKEVSCMGSTQVITKALETEAAASQALADKPESEDTAAQAQENQDTRPKVKAKKARKVKHLNGEEDGSSDQSQASGTTGGRRVSKALMASMARRASRGPIAFWARRASRTRLAAWARRALLSLRSPKARRGKARRRAAKLQSSQEPQVLPPRDVALLQGRANDLVKYLLVKDQTKIPIKRSDMLKDIIKEYTDVYPEIIERAGYSLEKVFGIQLKEIDKNDHLYILLSTLEPTDAGILGTTKDSPKLGLLMVLLSIIFMNGNRSSEAVIWEVLRKLGLRPGVHHSLFGDVKKLITDEFVKQKYLDYARVPNSNPPEYEFFWGLRSYYETSKMKVLKFACKVQKKDPKEWAAQYREAMEADLKAAAEAAAEAKARAEIRAQMGIGLGSENAAGPCNWDEADIGPWAKARIQAGAEAKAKAQESGGASAGASASASGSFSTGANLTATLTFGLFAGLSGAGTGTSGSSGACGFSYKYC
- the MAGED2 gene encoding melanoma-associated antigen D2 isoform X2, whose translation is MSDASESGGAGPSHLQAEEASEENSLMMQTLLTVTQNLEVSEAPKASKTSEVSETLKVSNTPGASKTTEVSEAPESQEAAATQASSTTQLTDTQVLAADSKSPPADTKMQNTDSQAVTVPASEPKEVSCMGSTQVITKALETEAAASQALADKPESEDTAAQAQENQDTRPKVKAKKARKVKHLNGEEDGSSDQSQASGTTGGRRVSKALMASMARRASRGPIAFWARRASRTRLAAWARRALLSLRSPKARRGKARRRAAKLQSSQEPQVLPPRDVALLQGRANDLVKYLLVKDQTKIPIKRSDMLKDIIKEYTDVYPEIIERAGYSLEKVFGIQLKEIDKNDHLYILLSTLEPTDAGILGTTKDSPKLGLLMVLLSIIFMNGNRSSEAVIWEVLRKLGLRPGVHHSLFGDVKKLITDEFVKQKYLDYARVPNSNPPEYEFFWGLRSYYETSKMKVLKFACKVQKKDPKEWAAQYREAMEADLKAAAEAAAEAKARAEIRAQMGIGLGSENAAGPCNWDEADIGPWAKARIQAGAEAKAKAQESGGASAGASASASGSFSTGANLTATLTFGLFAGLSGAGTGTSGSSGACGFSYK